A genomic stretch from Falco naumanni isolate bFalNau1 chromosome 8, bFalNau1.pat, whole genome shotgun sequence includes:
- the TMEM37 gene encoding voltage-dependent calcium channel gamma-like subunit isoform X2 — MTAIGAQRLLAHRRPHKSFFETLIRSLIILCVAIAVVLSSISVCDGRWLFARGQLFGLWHFCTVSNGSVLKCVTDLSLARVEGLSVGAIPIRSMVSFAVVVAIFGLELLMVSQVCEDTNARRKWSMGSVLILCSFLLSATGVLSFSILVKDHLTFTGFTLTYWCEFIAAFLFFLNGISGLHINSLTRPRNRVGKI, encoded by the exons ATGACCGCCATCGGGGCGCAG AGGCTGCTGGCGCACCGGAGACCACATAAATCCTTCTTTGAGACGCTCATCAGGAGCCTGATCATCTTGTGCGTGGCCATCGCGGTGGTCTTGTCATCCATCTCTGTCTGTGATGGCCGCTGGCTCTTTGCAAGGGGGCAGCTCTTTGGACTGTGGCACTTCTGCACCGTTAGCAACGGCAGCGTCCTGAAGTGCGTCACTGACCTCAGCCTGGCCAGGGTGGAGGGGCTGAGCGTGGGGGCGATTCCCATAAGGAGCATGGTGTCCTTTGCTGTTGTGGTCGCCATATTTGGCTTGGAGCTGCTGATGGTGTCCCAAGTCTGCGAGGACACCAATGCAAGGCGGAAGTGGTCCATGGGCTCGGTTCTCATCCTCTGCTCGTTTTTGCTGTCGGCCACCGGCGTTCTGAGCTTCTCCATCCTTGTGAAGGATCATCTCACCTTCACGGGCTTCACGCTGACATACTGGTGCGAGTTCATCGCagcctttctcttcttccttaaTGGGATCAGCGGACTTCACATCAACAGCCTCACACGCCCCAGGAACAGGGTAGGAAAAATCTAG
- the TMEM37 gene encoding voltage-dependent calcium channel gamma-like subunit isoform X1, which translates to MTAIGAQSQRLLAHRRPHKSFFETLIRSLIILCVAIAVVLSSISVCDGRWLFARGQLFGLWHFCTVSNGSVLKCVTDLSLARVEGLSVGAIPIRSMVSFAVVVAIFGLELLMVSQVCEDTNARRKWSMGSVLILCSFLLSATGVLSFSILVKDHLTFTGFTLTYWCEFIAAFLFFLNGISGLHINSLTRPRNRVGKI; encoded by the exons ATGACCGCCATCGGGGCGCAG TCACAGAGGCTGCTGGCGCACCGGAGACCACATAAATCCTTCTTTGAGACGCTCATCAGGAGCCTGATCATCTTGTGCGTGGCCATCGCGGTGGTCTTGTCATCCATCTCTGTCTGTGATGGCCGCTGGCTCTTTGCAAGGGGGCAGCTCTTTGGACTGTGGCACTTCTGCACCGTTAGCAACGGCAGCGTCCTGAAGTGCGTCACTGACCTCAGCCTGGCCAGGGTGGAGGGGCTGAGCGTGGGGGCGATTCCCATAAGGAGCATGGTGTCCTTTGCTGTTGTGGTCGCCATATTTGGCTTGGAGCTGCTGATGGTGTCCCAAGTCTGCGAGGACACCAATGCAAGGCGGAAGTGGTCCATGGGCTCGGTTCTCATCCTCTGCTCGTTTTTGCTGTCGGCCACCGGCGTTCTGAGCTTCTCCATCCTTGTGAAGGATCATCTCACCTTCACGGGCTTCACGCTGACATACTGGTGCGAGTTCATCGCagcctttctcttcttccttaaTGGGATCAGCGGACTTCACATCAACAGCCTCACACGCCCCAGGAACAGGGTAGGAAAAATCTAG